A section of the Leptotrichia sp. HSP-342 genome encodes:
- a CDS encoding M3 family oligoendopeptidase: MNFNNYKYKHLDLEKIKGQFSELIDSFERSENVEGQIEAFDKIIKLRNHIETMQTLVSIHHSIDTNDGFYDKENEYMDEISPILFGFTNDFYRVLVNSKFKDKLIEKYGKLLFDLAENTLKVFSNEIIPDAQEENRLSSKYSKLIASAKIDFDGKELNLSQMVPYTQSKDRNVRIEAAKKMAQFFAENQEEFDNIYDSLVKVRTKMAQKMGYKNYVEFGYKQLSRLEYDAKMVEGYRNQVLENIVPLHTELRKRQEKRLGVEKLRFYDEAIKFNSGNADPHGSPEWILNHGKTMYKELSKETDEFFTFMTENNLLDLLSKKGKMSGGYCTYIPEHKAPFIFANFNGTAHDIDVLTHEAGHAFQVYQSRGFEVPEYLWPTYEACEIHSMSMEFLTWPWMKLFFENDTEKYKFIHLSEALLFIPYGVTVDEFQHWVYENPEVTPQQRREKWLEIEKKYLPTRDYGEVDELKNGIFWFRQGHIFSSPFYYIDYTLAQVCAFQFWIKSREDREKAWQDYLNLCKLGGSKSFFELMKSANLKNPFEEGTLATVIPKIKEYLDSVDDMNL, from the coding sequence ATGAATTTCAACAATTACAAATACAAACATTTGGACTTGGAAAAAATAAAAGGACAATTTTCAGAATTAATAGACAGTTTTGAAAGGTCAGAAAATGTAGAAGGACAAATTGAAGCATTTGATAAAATTATAAAGTTGAGAAACCATATCGAAACTATGCAGACACTTGTTTCTATTCATCATAGCATTGATACGAATGATGGGTTTTATGATAAGGAAAATGAGTATATGGATGAAATCAGTCCGATTCTATTTGGATTTACGAATGATTTTTATAGAGTGCTTGTTAATTCAAAATTTAAAGATAAGCTTATTGAGAAATATGGAAAATTATTGTTTGACTTAGCGGAAAATACATTGAAAGTTTTCTCGAATGAAATTATTCCAGATGCACAAGAGGAAAATAGATTATCAAGCAAGTATTCAAAATTGATTGCCAGTGCGAAAATTGATTTTGACGGAAAAGAGCTTAATTTATCGCAAATGGTTCCTTACACTCAATCTAAGGACAGAAACGTGAGAATTGAAGCTGCAAAGAAAATGGCTCAATTTTTTGCTGAAAATCAAGAAGAATTTGACAATATTTATGATTCGCTTGTAAAAGTGAGAACTAAAATGGCACAGAAAATGGGATATAAAAATTATGTGGAATTTGGATATAAACAGCTTTCAAGACTTGAATATGATGCAAAAATGGTGGAAGGTTACAGAAATCAAGTACTTGAAAACATTGTACCGCTACATACTGAGCTTCGTAAAAGGCAGGAAAAAAGGCTTGGTGTTGAAAAACTTAGATTTTACGATGAGGCTATAAAATTTAATTCTGGAAATGCTGATCCACATGGTTCCCCAGAATGGATTTTAAATCACGGCAAAACAATGTATAAAGAACTGTCAAAAGAAACTGATGAGTTTTTTACATTTATGACTGAAAATAATTTGCTTGACTTGCTTTCTAAAAAGGGGAAAATGAGTGGTGGATACTGCACTTACATTCCAGAACATAAGGCTCCATTTATTTTTGCCAATTTTAATGGAACTGCACACGATATTGATGTTTTGACGCACGAAGCAGGGCATGCTTTTCAAGTTTACCAAAGCCGAGGTTTTGAGGTGCCTGAATATTTATGGCCAACTTACGAAGCTTGTGAAATTCATTCGATGAGCATGGAATTTTTGACTTGGCCGTGGATGAAATTATTCTTTGAAAATGATACAGAAAAATATAAATTTATTCATTTGTCAGAAGCTCTTTTATTCATTCCTTATGGCGTAACAGTCGATGAATTTCAGCATTGGGTTTATGAAAATCCAGAAGTTACGCCACAACAACGTCGTGAAAAATGGCTTGAAATTGAGAAAAAATATTTGCCAACTAGAGATTACGGAGAAGTCGATGAATTGAAAAATGGAATTTTCTGGTTTAGACAAGGGCATATTTTTAGCTCGCCATTTTACTACATCGACTATACTTTAGCTCAAGTCTGTGCTTTCCAATTCTGGATAAAATCAAGAGAAGATAGGGAAAAAGCCTGGCAGGATTATTTAAATCTTTGTAAACTTGGAGGAAGTAAATCGTTCTTTGAACTTATGAAATCTGCCAATCTGAAAAATCCATTTGAGGAAGGAACATTAGCAACTGTAATTCCCAAAATTAAGGAATATTTGGATAGTGTTGATGATATGAATTTGTAA
- a CDS encoding site-specific integrase yields MKIKSGLIKKEMTMARCMDIWIENEHNYIKESTYALYLTIIEKHLKVYFKNRKISTISSKDFQSFILDKLNNGKLNGNGGLSRKTVKDMVTILNAVLNFAKKRKIIKKAEFEYKIPKEKKSEKMEVFDSEERIKIFEYVKNNMNCRTVGILLCLCTGLRIGEICALRWKEIDMARGIISINHTIQRIYSSTTQKSKVIISEPKTQSSKRKIPIARELLLVLEKFKSEDKYYVISGTEKYIEPRTYRKFFKKMLEFLEIRKLKFHSLRHTFATQAIELGIDYKTVSEILGHSAVSITLNLYVPPELDHKKKCMNIIFNNMTQKYTEN; encoded by the coding sequence ATGAAAATAAAATCAGGATTAATAAAAAAAGAAATGACCATGGCAAGATGTATGGATATTTGGATAGAAAATGAACATAATTATATAAAAGAATCTACCTATGCTCTGTATTTAACTATTATTGAAAAACATCTGAAAGTTTATTTTAAAAATAGAAAAATAAGTACAATTTCCAGTAAGGATTTTCAATCCTTTATTTTGGATAAGCTAAATAATGGAAAATTAAATGGAAATGGAGGTTTATCGAGAAAAACAGTAAAGGATATGGTAACAATTCTTAATGCAGTTCTTAATTTTGCAAAAAAAAGAAAAATAATAAAAAAGGCAGAATTTGAATATAAAATTCCAAAAGAGAAGAAATCTGAAAAAATGGAAGTTTTTGATTCTGAGGAAAGAATAAAAATTTTTGAATATGTAAAAAATAATATGAATTGCCGTACAGTTGGCATACTTCTCTGTCTATGTACAGGGCTTAGGATTGGTGAAATATGTGCATTACGGTGGAAGGAGATAGATATGGCAAGAGGTATTATTAGTATAAATCATACAATACAGAGAATATATTCAAGTACTACTCAAAAAAGTAAAGTAATAATTTCTGAACCCAAAACACAAAGTTCTAAACGAAAAATCCCAATAGCAAGGGAACTGCTTCTTGTTCTGGAAAAATTCAAGTCAGAAGATAAATATTACGTCATTTCAGGAACTGAGAAATATATCGAGCCTCGAACATATAGAAAATTTTTCAAAAAAATGTTAGAGTTTTTAGAGATAAGAAAATTAAAATTTCATTCGTTGAGGCATACTTTTGCCACTCAGGCAATAGAACTTGGAATAGATTATAAAACGGTATCTGAAATATTAGGACATTCAGCTGTCAGCATAACGTTAAACCTCTATGTTCCTCCAGAACTTGACCATAAGAAAAAATGTATGAACATAATTTTTAACAATATGACACAAAAATATACAGAAAATTAA
- a CDS encoding sugar transferase gives MKINKDIYIRVLYIFILYILYSLLLDKYDYIVKYLTNFLFIIYIFTKFIFGQLDFYAERFRLKDVFINLGINIVFSATLYAFWKRFDIFNMFAMLFLFQVIFRRIVCSIYMKKKNVLIFGSNHIENNIQHDIIKSLDYNYVGYVSDNKNKGTEYLIGSYGELEEIIHQKKIDILIIVKDIKSPDFKRYMKRIFDLKINGLKIMNYEEFNEDIQKKIDVNKINEEWLLQSNGFDILNNEMQRNIKRGMDLMLALILMVILSPFALIVSIIIKLESRGPVIFKQTRIGENMRPFKVYKFRSMRLHDPDKYSKYTLDNDSRVTKFGKFIRKTRIDELPQLWNILKGTMSFVGPRPEWDILAKDYARQINYYNLRHLIKPGITGWAQVMFPYGESLEDAKKKLEYDLYYLKHQDFIFDVLIVAKTAKAVFFGKGK, from the coding sequence ATGAAAATAAATAAGGATATTTATATACGAGTATTATATATATTTATTCTGTATATACTTTATAGTCTTTTACTAGATAAGTATGACTACATAGTAAAATACTTAACCAATTTTTTGTTTATTATATATATATTTACAAAATTTATATTTGGGCAGTTAGATTTTTATGCAGAACGTTTTAGGTTAAAGGATGTTTTCATAAATCTTGGGATTAATATTGTCTTTTCAGCAACTCTATATGCTTTTTGGAAACGTTTTGATATTTTCAATATGTTTGCAATGTTGTTTTTATTTCAAGTAATCTTTAGAAGAATAGTGTGTTCAATTTATATGAAAAAGAAGAATGTGCTTATATTTGGTTCAAATCATATAGAAAATAACATTCAACATGATATTATAAAATCTCTTGACTATAACTATGTTGGATATGTTTCTGACAATAAGAACAAGGGAACAGAATATCTTATTGGAAGTTATGGTGAGCTGGAAGAAATTATACATCAAAAAAAGATTGATATTCTTATAATTGTAAAAGATATAAAAAGTCCAGACTTTAAAAGATATATGAAACGGATTTTCGATTTAAAGATAAATGGACTTAAAATAATGAATTATGAAGAATTTAATGAGGATATCCAAAAAAAGATTGATGTAAATAAAATAAATGAGGAATGGCTTCTCCAGTCAAATGGATTTGATATTTTGAATAACGAGATGCAAAGGAATATAAAACGAGGAATGGATTTAATGCTTGCATTAATACTGATGGTCATTCTTTCTCCTTTTGCATTAATAGTTTCAATAATTATTAAACTGGAATCAAGGGGTCCTGTTATATTCAAGCAGACGCGTATAGGCGAAAATATGCGTCCTTTCAAGGTGTACAAGTTTCGAAGTATGAGGCTTCATGATCCGGATAAATATTCGAAATACACTCTAGATAATGATAGCAGAGTTACCAAGTTTGGTAAATTTATAAGAAAAACAAGAATCGATGAACTTCCACAACTTTGGAACATACTGAAAGGTACTATGAGCTTCGTTGGACCACGCCCTGAGTGGGATATTCTTGCAAAAGACTATGCAAGACAAATCAATTATTATAATCTCAGGCATCTTATAAAGCCTGGAATAACAGGTTGGGCTCAAGTGATGTTTCCATATGGAGAAAGTTTAGAGGATGCAAAAAAAAAACTTGAATATGATTTGTATTATTTGAAACATCAGGATTTCATATTTGATGTTCTTATTGTCGCAAAGACAGCAAAAGCTGTTTTTTTTGGAAAAGGAAAATAA
- the rfbA gene encoding glucose-1-phosphate thymidylyltransferase RfbA, translating to MKGIILAGGSGTRLYPLTKSISKQIMPIYDKPMIYYPLSVLMLANIKNILIISTPRDLPVFEELLGDGSDIGIHLEYKVQENPNGLAEAFLIGEEFISNDNVVLILGDNIFYGSGFTGLVEEASKLNEGAIIFGYPVKDPRAYGVVEFDENGKAISLEEKPKEPKSNFAIPGLYFYDNTVVEKAKNVKPSARGELEITAVNEMYLSEGKLNVKNLGRGIAWLDTGTHESLLEAANYVEAIQKRQGLYIACIEEVAYQKGWISDEKMKKLSETMKKTEYGRYLINLIK from the coding sequence ATGAAAGGAATTATTTTAGCAGGAGGAAGTGGAACAAGATTATATCCTCTGACAAAATCAATATCAAAGCAGATTATGCCGATTTATGATAAACCGATGATTTATTATCCGTTATCTGTACTTATGCTTGCAAACATAAAAAATATTTTAATTATTTCTACACCAAGGGATTTGCCCGTATTTGAAGAGCTACTTGGAGATGGAAGTGATATTGGAATTCATTTGGAATATAAGGTTCAGGAAAATCCCAATGGACTTGCAGAAGCATTTTTGATTGGTGAAGAATTTATCAGTAACGATAATGTTGTATTAATTTTAGGTGATAACATATTTTATGGAAGTGGGTTTACAGGACTTGTTGAAGAAGCCTCAAAATTAAATGAAGGAGCAATAATATTTGGATATCCAGTAAAAGATCCAAGAGCTTACGGAGTTGTGGAATTTGATGAAAATGGTAAGGCGATTTCACTTGAAGAAAAACCAAAAGAACCTAAATCAAATTTTGCGATACCGGGATTATATTTTTATGATAATACAGTTGTTGAAAAAGCAAAAAATGTAAAACCATCTGCAAGAGGTGAATTAGAAATTACAGCTGTAAATGAAATGTACCTGTCTGAAGGAAAGTTAAATGTTAAGAATCTTGGAAGAGGGATTGCGTGGCTTGATACAGGGACTCATGAATCTTTATTAGAAGCTGCGAATTATGTGGAGGCTATACAAAAGCGACAAGGTTTGTATATTGCTTGCATTGAGGAAGTTGCATATCAGAAGGGATGGATATCTGATGAAAAAATGAAGAAACTTTCTGAAACTATGAAGAAAACCGAGTATGGAAGATATTTGATAAACCTTATAAAATAA
- a CDS encoding glycosyltransferase family 2 protein, translated as MNPKIEILMATYNGEKYIKEQIDSIINQTYKNWELLIRDDGSKDKTIKILREYQKRDVRIKLLEDNKGNLGFVKNFEELLKNSYENFVMFSDQDDYWIENKLEIYNNELNKLSKDELKQPLLLHSNSFVCNENLKIIRKKFINSKIALQYKGNSCFFVYTVQGSTILMNKELINIGLPFLKNVTLHDRYFHLLSEFFGKRIFVDKSLMKYRQHNSNKIGVKRNIIKKILRKKYFDEKDRRLIIEIKKKYRNKLTESKKILIEQYLEVTDKKINRIIRIIKGFKFNMNLKKRLFMLLKG; from the coding sequence ATGAATCCTAAAATAGAAATACTAATGGCTACATATAATGGAGAAAAATATATAAAAGAACAAATAGATTCAATTATTAATCAAACTTATAAAAATTGGGAATTGTTAATAAGGGATGACGGTTCTAAAGATAAAACGATAAAAATATTAAGAGAATATCAAAAAAGAGATGTAAGAATTAAACTTTTAGAAGATAATAAAGGTAATTTGGGTTTTGTAAAAAATTTTGAAGAATTGCTTAAAAATTCTTATGAAAATTTTGTTATGTTTTCTGATCAAGATGATTATTGGATAGAAAATAAATTAGAAATTTATAATAATGAATTGAATAAACTTTCAAAAGATGAGCTAAAACAACCGTTATTACTACATTCGAATTCTTTTGTTTGTAATGAAAATCTAAAGATAATAAGAAAAAAGTTTATTAATTCTAAAATAGCATTACAGTATAAAGGAAACAGTTGTTTTTTTGTTTACACTGTTCAAGGTTCTACTATCTTAATGAATAAAGAATTAATAAATATTGGACTTCCATTTTTAAAAAATGTAACATTACATGACAGATATTTTCATTTGTTATCAGAATTTTTCGGAAAAAGAATATTTGTGGATAAGAGTTTGATGAAATACAGACAACATAATAGTAATAAAATAGGTGTAAAAAGAAATATTATAAAGAAAATATTAAGAAAAAAATATTTTGATGAAAAGGATAGAAGATTAATTATAGAAATAAAGAAAAAATATAGAAATAAATTGACAGAAAGTAAGAAAATTTTAATAGAACAATATTTAGAAGTAACAGATAAAAAAATAAATAGAATAATACGTATTATAAAAGGTTTTAAATTTAATATGAATCTAAAAAAACGTCTATTTATGTTATTGAAAGGATAA
- a CDS encoding ABC transporter permease — translation MNNFIKYKDLLFELVLRDIKIKYKKSMLGFTWSILNPLLMMTVMSVVFSTMFRMDIPNFPMYLIIGQVVFSFFSEATNIAMVSVIENGELMKKVYIPKYMFPLSKVIFSFSNMIFSLVAILIVALITRLPLRFEMLLFPIPLIYVFVFSLGIGFILASYTVFFRDLLHLYSILLLVWTYLTPIFYPIKILPESVRSWINYNPIYMYIKYFRSIMLYGKIPSLQFNLICIITSLISLIIGIWIFSKKEDKFIFYV, via the coding sequence ATGAATAATTTCATAAAATACAAAGATTTATTATTTGAGTTGGTTTTAAGAGATATAAAAATAAAATATAAAAAATCTATGTTAGGATTTACCTGGAGTATTTTAAACCCATTACTAATGATGACGGTAATGAGTGTTGTGTTTTCAACAATGTTTAGGATGGATATACCCAATTTTCCAATGTATTTAATAATAGGACAAGTAGTTTTTTCTTTTTTTTCGGAAGCAACAAACATAGCTATGGTTTCAGTGATAGAGAACGGAGAATTAATGAAAAAAGTATATATACCAAAATATATGTTTCCACTATCAAAAGTTATATTCAGTTTTTCAAATATGATTTTTTCTTTAGTAGCAATATTGATAGTAGCATTAATCACTAGATTACCATTAAGATTTGAGATGTTATTGTTTCCGATTCCATTAATATATGTTTTTGTATTTTCATTAGGTATAGGATTTATTTTAGCAAGTTATACAGTTTTTTTCAGAGATTTATTACATTTGTATAGTATATTATTGTTAGTTTGGACATATTTAACACCGATATTTTATCCAATAAAGATTTTACCTGAGAGCGTGAGAAGCTGGATAAATTATAATCCAATATACATGTATATTAAATATTTTAGAAGTATTATGCTATATGGAAAAATCCCTAGTTTGCAATTTAATTTAATTTGTATTATTACTTCTTTAATATCACTAATTATAGGAATATGGATATTTAGTAAAAAAGAAGATAAATTTATATTTTATGTATAA
- a CDS encoding ABC transporter ATP-binding protein, translating into MEENIIKINKVSMSFKLTRDKIFSLKEYVIKFLKQELEYEEFKALTDISFELKKGEILGIIGFNGSGKSTMLKIISGIMKPTKGSVEVNGNISPLIELGSGFDMELTARENIFLNGYILGYSKKFLRKHFDEIIEFSELGEFIDIPVKNFSSGMIARLGFAIATTVNPEILIVDEILSVGDFKFQKKSEDRIKEMIKNGVTVIIVSHSIEQIEELCTKVLWLDKGRVKDYGETNRICKEYKNS; encoded by the coding sequence ATGGAAGAAAATATTATAAAAATTAATAAAGTATCTATGAGTTTTAAATTAACAAGAGATAAAATATTTTCATTAAAAGAATATGTTATTAAATTTTTAAAACAAGAATTAGAATACGAGGAATTTAAAGCTTTAACAGATATAAGTTTTGAGTTAAAAAAAGGAGAAATATTAGGAATAATAGGTTTCAATGGTTCTGGAAAGAGTACAATGTTGAAGATAATTTCTGGAATAATGAAACCAACAAAAGGATCAGTTGAAGTAAATGGTAATATTTCACCGTTGATAGAGTTAGGTTCAGGATTTGATATGGAGTTAACAGCTAGAGAAAATATATTTTTAAATGGATATATATTGGGATATAGTAAAAAATTTTTAAGAAAACATTTTGATGAAATTATTGAGTTTTCTGAGTTAGGAGAATTTATTGATATTCCAGTAAAAAATTTTTCTTCAGGAATGATTGCAAGATTAGGTTTCGCAATAGCAACAACTGTAAATCCAGAGATATTAATAGTAGATGAAATATTATCTGTAGGAGATTTTAAATTTCAAAAGAAGAGTGAAGATAGAATAAAAGAAATGATAAAAAATGGAGTAACAGTTATAATAGTATCACATTCAATAGAACAAATAGAAGAATTATGCACAAAAGTTCTTTGGTTAGATAAAGGTAGGGTAAAAGATTATGGTGAAACGAATAGAATTTGTAAAGAATATAAGAATAGCTAA
- a CDS encoding glycosyltransferase yields MQNINSKKYWDDRFKTGDWDTFGGREQTSFFSDILLRNLPEWVYEKICLENLSIVDLGCAEGEMTKQLKDIFKNSKVLGVDFSKDAIEIARKRFANFDIEFEVNSIENFNKLYDVSICSNVLEHFYNPFEQLKKIFKQTSKIAIIMMPFQEKNLHEEHFYRFDYNDYKMMQDNFYLAYYKIINTENYEKTYWPGKQILLIYIKKDYIELKEFSLDKINNGSFEESLELQNKLEQRIEKISKKNILLEQRIEKILKINYTYKNNIQETQKLLHKVLKSKSSKIIHLYNRLVHQLLFGSLQEKKKFIKWITKKSSELSDYRFNPIMNLLNVLEGKTIIDKSEKKNNKKIKLLDYTYKKVDVVFLSVIDWNFRYQRPQHLAKNISQNGNRVFYINANFSEQNKINKLTENLYNITLKRQEKLRIYDILEEDSDILKKQLDELYKEFNIRESIVILEYPTWYEVTEFLKNKYKSKIILDYIDDYNDFKETSENKYLKEATKKCLEMSDLVITTSDFLNKRASKYAKNTKIIRNGTEFSFFNKALREKKVDEKVKIGYYGAISSWFDTNKVEFIAKNRPDIEIELIGEVSEPEVENILKRYSNVSFLGEKKYEDLPNYLMNYDVCLIPFKDDIDLIKATNPVKFYEYLSAGKKVVATDIPELRPYEGNLVKLAKNKEEFLKFVNELIEKVDTEYEIKERIEFAKQNDWSDRAKNIMKCSKDLFEKVSIIIVTYNNLDLTKKCINSILERTAYPNYEIIIVDNASSDDTPNYLREIKEEYSNIKIKLNKENMGFASGNNQGIKLSDGKYYILLNNDTIVTRGWITGLIKHFENKKVGMVGSVTNSIGNEAEIKVDYKNENEIDEFSLNYTTEHYNEIYEDIEVLAMYCVALKKDIVNEIGLLDENYEIGMFEDDDYSCALTNAGYELICAEDVFVHHFGRSSFKKMNNKEYKRIFERNKKYYEEKWNTVWIPHRKRFEL; encoded by the coding sequence ATGCAAAATATAAATTCAAAAAAATATTGGGATGATCGATTTAAAACAGGAGATTGGGATACTTTTGGTGGAAGAGAACAAACCTCTTTTTTTTCAGATATATTATTGAGAAACTTACCTGAATGGGTTTACGAAAAAATTTGTTTAGAAAATTTATCTATTGTAGATTTAGGATGTGCAGAAGGAGAAATGACAAAACAACTAAAAGATATTTTTAAAAATTCAAAAGTTTTAGGAGTAGATTTTTCGAAAGATGCTATTGAAATTGCTAGAAAACGATTTGCTAATTTTGATATTGAATTTGAAGTTAATTCGATAGAAAATTTCAATAAACTATATGATGTTAGTATTTGCTCAAATGTGCTAGAACATTTTTATAATCCCTTTGAACAATTAAAAAAAATATTTAAACAAACTTCTAAAATCGCCATCATAATGATGCCGTTTCAAGAAAAAAATTTACATGAAGAACATTTTTATAGATTTGATTATAATGATTATAAAATGATGCAGGATAATTTCTATTTGGCATATTATAAAATTATAAATACAGAAAATTATGAAAAAACATATTGGCCAGGGAAACAGATATTGTTAATCTATATAAAAAAAGATTATATTGAACTAAAAGAGTTTTCATTAGATAAAATTAACAACGGAAGTTTTGAAGAGTCATTGGAACTACAGAATAAATTAGAACAAAGAATAGAAAAAATATCAAAAAAAAATATATTATTAGAACAAAGAATAGAAAAAATATTAAAAATAAATTATACTTATAAAAATAATATTCAAGAAACTCAGAAATTATTACATAAAGTTTTAAAATCAAAATCATCTAAAATAATTCATTTATATAATAGATTAGTTCATCAGTTGTTATTTGGTTCTCTTCAGGAGAAAAAGAAATTCATAAAATGGATCACAAAAAAATCTAGTGAGCTATCTGACTACAGATTTAATCCAATTATGAATCTTTTAAATGTTTTAGAAGGAAAAACAATAATAGATAAATCGGAGAAAAAAAATAATAAAAAAATTAAACTATTAGACTATACATATAAAAAAGTAGATGTTGTTTTTTTATCAGTTATAGATTGGAATTTTAGATATCAAAGACCTCAGCATTTGGCTAAGAATATATCACAAAATGGAAATCGAGTATTTTATATAAATGCTAACTTCAGTGAACAAAATAAAATAAATAAATTAACTGAGAATTTGTATAATATAACTTTAAAAAGACAAGAAAAACTAAGGATTTACGATATTCTTGAAGAAGATAGTGACATTTTAAAAAAACAATTAGATGAGTTATATAAAGAATTTAACATAAGAGAAAGTATAGTTATACTTGAATATCCTACTTGGTATGAAGTAACTGAATTTCTAAAAAATAAATATAAATCGAAGATTATTTTAGACTATATTGATGATTATAATGATTTCAAAGAAACTTCAGAAAATAAATATTTAAAAGAAGCAACAAAAAAATGTTTAGAAATGTCTGACTTAGTAATAACTACTTCAGATTTTTTAAATAAAAGAGCCTCTAAATACGCTAAAAATACAAAAATAATTAGAAATGGAACAGAATTCAGTTTTTTTAATAAAGCATTAAGAGAAAAAAAAGTAGATGAAAAAGTCAAAATAGGGTATTATGGAGCAATCTCTTCCTGGTTTGATACTAATAAAGTAGAGTTTATTGCTAAGAATAGACCAGACATAGAAATAGAATTAATTGGAGAAGTTAGTGAACCAGAAGTAGAAAATATATTAAAAAGATATTCAAATGTTTCTTTTTTAGGAGAAAAAAAATACGAAGATTTACCAAATTATTTGATGAACTATGATGTTTGTTTGATACCTTTTAAAGATGATATTGATTTAATAAAAGCTACTAATCCAGTAAAATTTTATGAATATTTAAGTGCAGGAAAAAAAGTTGTAGCAACTGATATTCCCGAATTAAGGCCGTATGAAGGGAATTTAGTTAAGTTAGCTAAAAATAAAGAAGAATTTTTGAAGTTTGTAAATGAATTAATAGAAAAAGTTGATACAGAATATGAAATAAAAGAAAGAATCGAATTCGCTAAACAAAATGATTGGTCTGATAGAGCTAAAAATATTATGAAATGTTCAAAAGATTTGTTTGAAAAAGTAAGTATTATAATAGTAACGTATAATAATTTGGATTTAACTAAAAAATGTATTAATAGTATTTTGGAAAGAACAGCTTATCCTAATTATGAAATAATTATTGTAGATAACGCATCTTCAGACGATACTCCGAATTATTTGAGAGAAATAAAAGAAGAATATTCTAACATAAAGATAAAATTAAATAAAGAAAACATGGGTTTTGCTAGTGGAAATAATCAAGGAATAAAATTATCAGACGGAAAATATTATATTTTATTAAATAATGATACGATTGTTACTAGAGGATGGATAACAGGATTAATAAAGCATTTTGAAAATAAAAAAGTAGGAATGGTAGGAAGTGTAACGAATTCAATTGGAAATGAAGCAGAAATTAAAGTAGATTATAAAAATGAAAATGAAATAGATGAATTTTCTTTAAACTATACAACAGAACATTATAATGAAATTTATGAAGATATAGAAGTTTTAGCAATGTATTGTGTTGCATTAAAAAAAGATATTGTTAACGAAATTGGGTTATTAGATGAAAATTATGAGATAGGTATGTTTGAGGATGATGATTATTCATGTGCATTAACTAATGCGGGATATGAGTTAATTTGTGCAGAAGATGTATTTGTTCATCATTTTGGACGATCTTCTTTTAAAAAAATGAATAATAAAGAATATAAAAGAATATTTGAAAGAAATAAAAAGTATTATGAAGAAAAATGGAATACAGTTTGGATACCACATAGAAAGAGATTTGAATTATGA